GTATTGTGATTCCGAAGACTTTTGTATACCAAATCTTTATGCGATAGAATATAAgtttgtaatttcattttttggAATTTGTATTCTTTCAAGTATATTTCCAATATAAGAGTGTCAGGCTTGAATCCTCTTAATTACTTTTTCtccattaaaaatattttcattttcctCTATAAGCAATCTCAAccattaaattaattaacaaattatcCATTTCTTTTAAATAACGATGAGGATTCGAATTCGACCCCGATGTCGATCCTCCACTTTGCATTGGGAGTAGCTTTTTCTACTTTTAGAAGACTAGGTAAAATTATGGTTTAATAATTTCTATATACAAAttgaaagtatatatatatatatatatatatatatatatatatatatatatatatatatatatatatatatatatatatatatatatatatatatatatatatatatatatatatatatatatatatatatatatatatatatatatatatatatgtatgtatatatatatatatatatatataaatttttgaatgaaatTGTTATAGAGGTAAAGATCGAAATGATGATCATTTACTTATAATTTAATAGTTTCTCATGTACAAATTTGAATTAAAGTCATTGATTAATAAATGATTAATATCTCGATCGTAACTACTTAATTATAAGAAGATAATGAAGGTAAATATTTAAAGTAACTTTAATCAAATTGAGTCATTGAGATATAAGTAACCTAAGAGTCAACTACTACCAACATAGTGGTTCAAGAGTTCACCAAAAacataacaatgttttgttTTGCTTCATGCACCAACTTGCATAAATCTGACTACTCTCAACATGCTTAACTGTTTTACTGATGAAAACACTCgatcaaatttttatatgagacaATTTTATTGTAAGATGTAAtttaaatataagttaaatagcttaattattacaaattttcattatatgAGCTTTTTATTTTAAGGTCATCTCACTAAAAAAGGGTCTCTTACAAGTTACAATAACAACTCATCAATGTtatgaatttttatttgatatgaACACTTGCCCACCCCTCGCAACTAGGTTTtgccaaatttattttttgttgaattcaagtgtttcatttaatttgttaattaatgTCATGTGTTGTTAGTGAAgatattttaaagtaaatttatcTTTGTGAAATTTACGTTAGAACTTAACAGTGTTTTGTTGAACCTAACTTATTTTCACTGTCAGGAAATAAGATTATTTACACCAAACTTTATAACATTCCCTATACTATTTAACAATTAAACAGGCAAACGTGATGAGTTATAAggaataaataaatagtgaatTTAAAAATCAACTATTTTACTTACATAATTCTAAATATCTGATGTAGGAAATGTTATACTTTTCTCTGTTTTTCTATTTTGTACCATCACAcaaatcaaaatattatttaaactaataaatttaataaattttggaTTAAAACGATTCAAATATGATCTCTTATacctatattttaacttattaattaccgaaaaaataaacaaattaatctGATTGATAAATACTGCTTATGTTACTAAcatatatacaacaaaaaaacaaatcaaaacataatttgATGTGTAATTGATTTGAATTAAAATGGGTATGATGGTGGATATCCGATGATTAGAATTGTAACGTGAGATGTGTTACAAGAACTCAAGAAGGATATGGGGAATGTGGGCAAGCGCCAAAAAAAGCAAAAGAATAACCGCCAACGAGAGAGTTGATAACTGAATATACGCCCAACTGTCCACTTTCAGTATCTAAACAAAATTCATAAAACTCTACCACTTTGAGCAGAAAGTATccctttttaagaaaaaatttattCGATTCTCACTTACTAATATTTATcttcaattaaattttaatcacaTATAATGTCCGTCCTCTTAAATTAGTATTAAAGAGAAAATTAGgagttttaaagaaaaatagacaTTATCATTCTAATGAGTTCCACCCAAGGTAGGGTATGAGGAGGGTAAAAAAAGGGCAGATCAATACCTTTATCAAGAGGAGGTCGTGATCGAAGGGCATCCTCAAACTCGAGTTTTGTTTGACATATGATCAGGCCCCTGTATTAAAAGATAGTTAAGATATATGGATTAAATTAAGAGATAGATAATGAGAAGaaaataattgatcaattttcgaatataaaaataatacagaAAAGGGAATAATCTAAAATACTTCACGAGTAGAGTGCATTCCGCAGGCATCCCCCGCAAGTAAAAGCCTCTTACTTTGTTTTTTCACGAGTGCTCTACTTTTATGcacatcataatcatcatcccACAATTCTTGTGTtgagtattatttttgatttggaaaaaaaaaattcaaaaaattaatgtttggaaaaaaaaaattcaaaaaattaatgtttggaaaaaaaaacattttttgaaaaaaattaatgtttttaatataaatattaaaatcacaatttgttaataatactaaaaaaatatccCAAGCAAGTAACAATTTCTCTAGTAAGGCGTTGAATATTCATTCTCATGTAGCATTCTATTTTCCTCAACTTACTCTATATATactcaatatttttaaaaaatgagatTCAGATTcaagtttttttataaaattgataCTCCCACATTACTCTATATATAACTCtatccgttcttttttgattttccaCATCACTATAACGGGtatttttaaaagttcttccactttaaaatacttagaaagtttttatcccatttttaccccttaaaaccccctttTTTTaagtaccccttttcttttatttataattattttctctctcatactatttaattaaaataatacccactacaacctcatacttccaatacaattattacttcacaccactatttaattaaaataatacccactacaacccaaagattctatcttccttaatatgtgtgaaaaatccaaagtgaaagatcaaaaaagaacggagggagtatttgttGTCCAATTAAAATAAGATCCAATTATCCAAtttaaattataagaaaaaaatacccaaaataatctacaaaaatctcaacttttaattaaacttCCAAATGTTACGGGTGCTGGTTAAAAATGTATCATTATAACCACTTTACTATACAACAActcattttacataaaaataatacaaaattaaaatcattaaaaattgaaaaatacaaaaaaatataaaaaaaatcatcgtaagtttatttttatttaaaattttaatttttaataattttgattttttaatttatttttgttttatatttagtAATCAATCTGCAAAAATCAGTCATCATCTAAAGAACAATATTTCTAGATAAATGATtctattattcatgattaattaaaaattaaaatttttataagaaaacaataaaaacttagattattataaatatgttttcCAAATTCTTAATCCTTCCTCACTTTCCTATCCTTTTCTCTCTTTCTTGTACAAGCATAAAATATACACCCTTGCCCTATAATCTTCAGTTTCCTCCCCTTCCAAGTTTCTCTTATTTAACCATTTTCTTGACCAATTTTCTctcttaaaattcaaaaatatacaCACTCATTAATTCATCATTCTTCAATTTTCACTTTCTTTGAAATTTCTTATAACCAATTCAATTTATTATAATCCATTTGACCTCTGCTTTCTTGTTTTCTTCTGGATGTTTATTTTTACATGTTTTGACTTCTTCCAATCTCCACCATTTCTTCTCCTATATAAATCCCCCAAAACGTAATTTCTTCCTTAATccattttcataattttgttggttttttttctaaattttagtTAATCAAACCCATTTCTAATTTCCTCTGTTTTCCTCTTATTAAATTAAACCcataatacaattattaattatttttaatttgtagatATAGTATTTGATTTCGTAACGTAACCGTTTAGGGTTGTttcattattttgattattgaaaATGTTGGGAGAGTTCATCAGCAGAGGACTTTTGtaagtattttttattatttctcaaatttgttctttattttcaaaggttatgattaattttttgatgttaaattgattaaattctgagatttttgaataattaaattgaaatatttGGGATTTTTTGGATGATTTAGTATGATATTGGGGTTTGCATACCCAGCATTTGAGTGTTTCAAGACATTGGAAAGAAACAGAGTTAGCATTGAAGAACTACGATTTTGGTGTCAATATTGGTACGTTTTTATTTCTATGTTTTTTTggaatattttgattattattccATTCCGTTTTATATTGTTGATTTTGTTGAGAATATTatgaaaaacaaattttaaataaaatatatttatatagaattTGTGTTAGGTTTATGTTTTTTAGATGGTGAACGTattaattgattgattttaatgaagtattttttgtgttatttagaaTTTAttctatattatattttaaaataatagttgtACTTATTAGTTTTGATCATCTTAGTTTTTGGCATGGAAGAGAATATAATTTgtactttataataataataataataataataatgatgatgatgagattCTCTCATTTGTTCCTTGGATGCTTAATATGTAATATGTATAGTAGTTATCATGATTCATTATAAAATATGGGTTTAGAATTTGGGAGACAAACTTTAGTTTAATGATTTGTCCAAATTATAAGGTGCATTTTAACATGTATTAATGAGAGTACTACAACTCATATAATACATTAATATGTTTTTCATGAGATAGGGATAATTGATAAGAGAAAAAATTTATCTAATCACTAAATAGTGAGAATCGAATTTATATCATAAAGATGAAGATAAAGTCTTTAATTACTAGTTTAATTTTTATACCAAGTCTTTGATAAATCATTTTCGTATAAATGAGTctaatatgaaattaaaaaataatttatgacTTCATTAAAatagatataataataataataataataataataataataataataattaatcataaGCTTTAATTAATTTAGTGGGTAGAGTACATAATAAGGAAGGAGGGAGAGTAGGGGAATGTGGGAGATTGTTTATGGTGATCATTTGAGTGGAGTTTGGGTGTTTTAGTTGGGTACCCAAAACTTCTAGGTGGTTGAGGAGGTCAACTGCCTTTGGACAACTCatacttaaacttaaaattatttCCTAAATAGATCTATTTCTAGGCATTATGTGCCAActtttttgaggaattttatacCTACCTCGTTTTTTATGGATAGACTTTATGTTGAAGAATTCTTTTTGGAAAAAGATAGAGTTCATTTGTCTCCAATATTGATAAATAATATTTGTAAGACTTTATGAAAagtaatttttgtatttaaagATATAAGGATTAGTGAATTTGTTTAATTACTAAATACTATAAAAAGTGGAATAAGGAGTTTTTGGTTTCGAAAAATAATCCTTAGTTTCCTTTGTAGAAAATAACGgttaatatttaggttttactAATTACTTCCTATTATTAAGGAAGATTATTAGGTCATTTTTAGGTTTAAGTTATTTTAGGATTAGACTATTTTAGGAAAGTTAGTTTTTCCTTCCAGTTATTTTTTGTATAGATAGAACTTGTTATTCTTTTTCTTAGTAATGTGAATatagtttaaaaattaaaatctctCTTAAGTTCTATTTTTTATGGTATTAGAGCCTATAGTTCAAAATTGataaagaaaattcaaaaacccAGACCATAGTTTCATCACATACCAAAAATGAGTGCAGAAAATAGTTCTGGAGACAATCAAGAAAACCAACAATCAAATCCAATGGATCAACTGTTGCAAATCTTATAACAattaaacaaaccaaatcaaaattcCAATGAATCCTCTAGTCAGAACGTGATACTTACCAAAAAACTTAACAACCAAAATTATATGAAATGGTCAAAATTGATGTATTTGGCCATTAATGGAAGAGGACGACTCAGTCATATCATTGTCGATCCTCTTTCCATAACTGATCCGGAGTATACCAAGTGGATACAAAAAGATTCTTTGGTATTTTCTTGGATTATTGAAAATATTCATTCGGGTCTTGTAAATCAATTTCTGGATAATACAACAACTAAAGATTTATGGAAAGGCATAGAGGCCTTATATAGCAGTGGAAGAGATGGTCTTCAGATCTTTGATTTAATAGTCAAAGCTACAACTATAAAATAAGGGAAAGATTCCATTGaagttttttatgaaaaaataattttgatctGGAAGGAGATAGATAGAAGGATCCTAAATCCAATGACTTGTGATAAGGATAGGACTACATCTAATGTGTTGGTGCAACAAAACCGTTTATATCAATTCTTGGCTGGTATTAATAAGAATCTTGACAAAGAAAAACGAGACATTCTTAATCAAGATCCTTTACCATCCGTAGAGGTGGCTTATGCACAAATTAGAAGGGAGATTATTCAAAGAATAATCATGAGTGGTACATCTACACCAAGCACGACATTAACCGATTTAGGTTAggcttaatttcaaaaaagaagCTAGAAAACAGTAATTTTCAACTAATACATATGTATTACCTCCTAGAAGTACAAGAGGAATTCCACCAATGAGATATAATCTAGAATTTGATTCTAGAAGATCTAAGTATCCTATTAGTACATTGTTGAGAGTAAATTATCAAAGAAGGCTGTCTCTTTTCATATTGCAGTTTGTTCTGAAAATATTCCTCAAAATGTTGATGAAGCTTTAAAGAGTAAAGAATGGAAGATAGCAATGGAGGAGGAAATTAATGCCTTATGAAAGAATAACACATGGAAAAAGTGCATCATTTCGAGTGACAAAAAAGCAGTTGGATGCAAATGGGTCTTTACTATTAAACGCCACGCTGATGGTACATTTGAAAGATATAATGCCTTATGGAAGAATAACACACGGAAAAAGTGCATCATTTCGAGTGACAAAAAAGCAGTTGGATGCAAATGGGTCTTTACTATTAAACGCCACGCTGATGGTACATTTGAAAGATATAAGGCCCGGCTTGTACCAAAGGGGTACACACAAACCTATGGGATTGATTACTCTGAGACTTTTTCACTTGTTGCTAAAATTGATACAATTCGAGTTTTATTTTCAATTGCTGCTAATCTAGATTGGCCTCTCTATTAGTTTGATGTTAAAAATGCTTTCCTTCATGGAGAAATTGAGGAAGAAATCTATATGGAAGCTCCTCCCAGATTCACTCACAATTTTAAGAAGGGGGAAGGGTGTAAACTTAAGAAGGCCTTATATGGATTAAAACAATCTCCAAAAGCATGTTTTGTGAGATTCACTCTTGCTATGAGGAGATTTGGGTATAGACAAATTAATACAGACCATACTTTAATCTTGAAGACACGTGAAAGGAAAATTACATGTCTaataatatatgttgatgatatgataATAACAAGAGATGATTTGGAAGAGATAGCAAAGTTAAAGGGTAAAATATttaaagagtttgaaatgaaagatcttaGAAATCTGAAAGACTACCTTGGAAGTGAGGTTCTTTGATCGAAGCTTGGAATATTCATAAAccaaaagaaatatattcttGATCTACTCGCTagtacaaggatgattgattgCAAGCCAGCAGAAACTCCCAAAGTAGCTAATCATGGTTTACAGATTGTTGAGGGAGCTAAGTTGGCTAATAAAGAGCAATATCAGGGACTAGTTGGAAAACTTATATATCTTTCTCATACCAGACCAGATATAGCATACACGGTAGGAATTGTAAGTAGATTTATGCATTTTCCTCAAACTGATCATCTTGAAGCTGTCATGAGGATGGTTAGATATCTCAAAGGAACGTGTGGCCgaggtattttttttaaaaagaatagtAATCTTGATTTATTAGCCTATACTGATGCCGATTGGGCAGGAGATAcgaatattttacttttgttggaGGTAATCTGGTGACCTGGAaaagtaagaaacaaaaggttgtAGCTTTGTctagtgctgaagcagaattcagaggTATTGCCAAAGGGGTAACTGAAATTTTATGGCTTCGAAAGTTGTTAGATGAACTTGGTTTTTCTCAAACTAACAATTAGGATTTCAGAGAAcccagttcaacatgatcgtACAAAACATGTAGAAGTAGATCCCCACTTCATAAAAGAGAAACTTGAAAAGAAAGTTATTAGTCTTCCATCTGTTACATCCAAGAACCACATTGTGGACATTCTTACGAAAGCAGTAAGAATTATTTGAAGAGACACTTTTGCAAGTTAGGTGTTCAAAACCTACCACTCAACTTGAGAGGGAGTGTAGAAAATAACGGTTAATATTGAGGTTTTACTAATTACTTCCTATTATTAAGGAAGGTTATTAggatatttttatgattagcTTATTTTTAGGATTAGACTATTTCTAGGAAAGTTAGTTTTTCCTTCCAGTTATTTTTTTGTATAGATAGAGcttgttattcttttttttaataatgtgaatataattcaaaaattaaaatctctcttaagttctatttttcatttttttttggttcGATAAAGAATTACAATGAAGAAGTAAAAGTGAAAAATATAGTCTTTCTGGTTGTATTTATCGTTGTTATAAATTGAAAGGAAATTACTTTTCTTTCGCTCTTTTATCCCTACCATCTattagttttcatttttttttagtttaacaGTTTTCATTTCCCGTCAAACTAAACATCTATTTAAGATTAATAgtaaaattgaatatatattttcttttaagatAGTAATTATAAGTAGACTAGTCGAACTGGTTTGACAAGTGGATTTTAGGTTGGATTACTTGAGGATTGGGTTTGGATCAAGTTTGGATTGACAAATATACTGACTTTAGGACTACAACAAAGAAATATTCACCCAAAATATGATGAGTGAGTAAAATATTGTAGGTCCTGACTAAAAATGATAATATGAAATTGAAAAGGTTAACAAAACTGAAAATAATGACATGAAACTGAAAAAGTTGACAAAACTACAAAATAGTTAAACGGTCAAGTTTGATCTAGTTTGTTCCGGTATTTTAGAGTCATATTGTTTTCGGGCTATGAGTCAAACTTTTTGGATTACAGTCAGATCAAATTTTGACAGGTAACTACATGGGATTGTGAAGTTTGATTTGTTGTACTTAAGCTTGTATAAATACAAGCTAGTAAACTTAATTCTTGATGACAACCTAACTGTTTTCTAAtgcctttttcttctgtttatGTAGGATCATTATTGCTGTACTTTCAGTTGGTGAGAGGTTTGGAGATATATTCATTTCATGGTGAGTAAAAGTCTCATTGTACATGAATCATGTTATATGTTACATTCAATAAATTTATTCAtcaatttacctttttttttttatgtaaattacaCTTAatcttttgatatatttttggcAAAAGGGTTCCACTTTATGGAGAGTTCAAGTTGGCTTTTATCATTTACCTTTGGTATCCACAAACAAGGGTAAACTACTATTTTCTTTGTCAGttacaaacttaaaataatattttgtctGTCcttataaatttgaaaatttactcgtatatatgttattgttagTCATACATTCATTAGGACGGAAAGAGTATTAATCTACGACTTGTAATGTAGGGAACTTCTTATGTGTATGAAAGTATGTTGAGGCCATTCGTGTCGAAACATGAGACAGACATTGACAAGAATCTGAAGGAATTGAGGTTGAGGATATGGGATTTAGCCATTTACTACTACCAAAACTGGACAGAGTTGGGTTCTTCTGCATTTTTCAATGTCATTCAATATGTTGCTAATCAATCTTCAAAGCTTAAGGGAGGTGGCTCTCAGGTACTTATATCAATGGCTACTTAAGCCCTCCGTTTTAATGGATTTAGTACTGATAATGGCATTTAATTAGTCGATAGTATCACAATCTAGACATTTTTTaagttcacaaattcttaaaagaGACGGTCCTATGGTGAGACTAACTCTAAAATGATCGGTTAGAACCATTAGCTAATTATATGCGTCCATCTCATACGATACGAACTGTTTTtagtttatttgaattttactgatttttatcGACTATGTATTTTTATGATCTCAGAATCAAAGACCGAGAGGCAGCCCACCACCCTCGTCTAGTGGCTCAAGCTTCCTATGGCCCCTACGACAACGCAAGCCGAAATCCTCGCCAAGTCACCCCAACCAAAGTTGGCCACCACCACCAAGGGAAGAGCAACCAGCACCATCAGCACCCCCACTTCCAAACTCATTTCCTTCTGTGTTCTAAGAAGAGGCCCACAGTACAAAGTCCAAACTGGTCCAAATGAAACCCAACGAGGCCCATACTCAATGCATACACAGAGGATTTTCTAGATGAGGCCCAGTTAAGAAGCCCAAATCACTAAAATTCAAGATAGGGTTTAAACCCTTCCAAATTATCATTAAACCCATCAAATTGTTACATACTTATATGGGTGAACACTATGGTTCGATACGGTTTGATACCTAAATCAGATCAAGCTATAATGTAtgtgtaaaattttttaaagttgtACCAGATTGTTTAACGTCTCAATTTGAATGAGACCAAACCGTTttagagattttttttaattatattcatCGAGTCATTTAGATACATGTAAATATTTAGAaaagttgtattttttttttaaatagcaaGAAAAACTTGTATAAGAAAGTTGAGCATAGATCGTTTGACATGTAATTTATCT
The Amaranthus tricolor cultivar Red isolate AtriRed21 chromosome 11, ASM2621246v1, whole genome shotgun sequence DNA segment above includes these coding regions:
- the LOC130827789 gene encoding putative HVA22-like protein g, encoding MLGEFISRGLFMILGFAYPAFECFKTLERNRVSIEELRFWCQYWIIIAVLSVGERFGDIFISWVPLYGEFKLAFIIYLWYPQTRGTSYVYESMLRPFVSKHETDIDKNLKELRLRIWDLAIYYYQNWTELGSSAFFNVIQYVANQSSKLKGGGSQNQRPRGSPPPSSSGSSFLWPLRQRKPKSSPSHPNQSWPPPPREEQPAPSAPPLPNSFPSVF